Proteins encoded within one genomic window of Acipenser ruthenus chromosome 32, fAciRut3.2 maternal haplotype, whole genome shotgun sequence:
- the LOC117970760 gene encoding mothers against decapentaplegic homolog 4-like: MQQQAATAQAAAAAQAAAVAGNIPGPGSVGGIAPAVSLSAAAGIGVDDLRRLCILRLSFVKGWGPDYPRQSIKHTPCWIEVHLHRALQLLDEVLHTMPISDPGPN, encoded by the exons ATGCAGCAGCAGGCAGCGACGGctcaggcagcagcagcagcgcaggCAGCCGCTGTGGCAGGAAACATCCCGGGACCGGGCAGCGTGGGGGGCATCGCCCCCGCCGTCA gTCTCTCTGCTGCGGCTGGTATTGGCGTGGATGACTTGCGCAGGCTGTGTATCCTGCGGCTCAGCTTTGTGAAGGGCTGGGGTCCTGACTACCCCCGGCAGAGCATCAAGCACACCCCCTGCTGGATCGAGGTGCACCTGCACCGCGCCCTGCAGCTCCTGGACGAGGTTCTGCACACCATGCCCATCTCCGACCCGGGGCCCAACTGA